In the Nocardia asteroides genome, CGCAGCTCCCGGTCTGGGAGAAGGCGGGCGTCACCATGCTCCTGGTCTCGGTGCCGGACCTGGAGTCCATGCGTCGGATCGCCCCGCTCGTGCAGGGGTAGAACTCGTTCTAGAAATCAGGCGGGCTCCCGCAGTTCCGGCGGGAGCCCGAAGAGCGGGAAGAGCCGGTCGGTGTCGAGGAAGAAATTCAGCCCGGCGACCGCACCGCCGTCCAGCTCGAGCACGGTGATCGACCAGGGCGTCCAGCGCCCCGGCTCGCCGCTCGGCTTGTAGTGGCCGAAGGCGGGCAGGCCGTTGGCGCCCGCCAGCCGCACCATCCGGGAATCGCGGCAGGCGGCGCCGTGTCCGAGCATGAAGGCGGCGACGTCCCGCGGGCCGGAGACCCACAGCTCCAGCGGCGGCATGGAGAGCGCGACGTCGGTCTTCAGCAGCGTGGTCAGCGTGTCCATGTCGTAGGCCTCGAAGGCGGCGACGAAATCGTCGACCAGCTTGCGCTGCTCCTCGTTCGCCTCGTCGTACTCGTCGGTCTCGGCCGGCGTCACCTTGGACATGGTGGCGCGCGCCCGCTGCAGCGCGCTGTTCACCGAGGCGGGCGACATGGTGAGCGCCTGCGCCGTCTCGTTCGCGGAGAAGCGGAGCACCTCGCGCATGATCAGGATGGCGCGCTGGGTGGCGGGCAGGTGCTGGCAGGCCGCGACGAAGGCGAGCCGCAGCGTGTCCTTGGTGCTGGCGTGCTCGGCCGGA is a window encoding:
- a CDS encoding sigma-70 family RNA polymerase sigma factor; its protein translation is METPTAATSAGVTPEVLTAFEGHRRELCAYAYRMLGSSFEAEDAVQETFTRAWKSYGSFEGRASLRSWLYRIATNVCLDMLDGPQRRARPMDMNGPSRPDSTLPAPQPDYVWIEPIPNALAFGADPAEHASTKDTLRLAFVAACQHLPATQRAILIMREVLRFSANETAQALTMSPASVNSALQRARATMSKVTPAETDEYDEANEEQRKLVDDFVAAFEAYDMDTLTTLLKTDVALSMPPLELWVSGPRDVAAFMLGHGAACRDSRMVRLAGANGLPAFGHYKPSGEPGRWTPWSITVLELDGGAVAGLNFFLDTDRLFPLFGLPPELREPA